Genomic window (Thermodesulfobacteriota bacterium):
GATGGGCATGGAAAGTATAAAGTCCGTGACAAAACTCCTATTCCCGGCCGCGCTCGTTGCGGTCGTGTTCCTCTCGTGGGCTCTCCCTGCCTCGGCTGGCGTAACATTTTTATTAGACAAGTCTGATTATATTGAGAACCATCCCAACCAGCTTGTGCAGAACTTCGACGCGGGGAAAGTCGATCCCGGACAGTATGAAACTTGCAACCAGCCTGTGGATGAGTTTAGCAACGACGACTGCTTCGAACCGGGTGACATATTCCCCGGTCTTGCATTCGAGACATTCCCGTTAGATGCGACCGTCATATTCCTGGGAGGAATAAATTTTCAAGGGGCGGCGAACCCTCAAAACGCGCTTGCCCGCGGGGGCGGACCGAGCACGTTTGAAATATTGTTCGAGGGCGGCGTGACTACCGCGGGAATGGACATCGGGTGTTTTGCCGAGGGCAGCGGCTGCAATACGCTTCAGACGGTAAGGCTCCTCGACGCTAACGGCATTACCATCGATTCCATAGAAGTGAAAACCGACGACTTCTTCAGCACGTTCGTGGGATTCGATTCAACAGTCCCGGTGGTGAGGGTTGATATCTCGGGCCCGGAGGATATTGCGCAGGGCGTGGACGAGGTGAGGTTCGGGTTCGGACAACGCGTGTCTAATATCCCGACATTGTCCGAGTGGGGGATGATCGCGGCGGCGGCGGGACTGATGATGGTTGGAGTGTGGTTCGCGGTGAGGAGAAGGAAGGCGCGGACTGTTTGAATCTGATTTCGTTCGTTGAAATAATGTAAACCCCCACCCAAACCCTCCCCATTAAATCAAGGGGGAGGGAAGAAAATAAGGAGTGGGGGATGATCGCGGCGGCTTGATTCGGAAATAGAGTAAATAATCCAGGAGGATAATATGAAAAGAATGATCGGTGTTCGTGCTTTCGTTGCGACGGCGGCTCTGGCCGCGATTATGTTTTTCAGCGTTTCCGCCCACGCACAGCCCGGGCAATGCTTCATAGAATTTTGCAAAGAAGCCGAGGGGGTAGTGGGCGTTCCGTTTCAGTTTATAACGTTCACGGAAGTCAATCCCGAGCCGGTGATTCGTGTGCTCGATTCTGGCGAATGCGTCTCTGTACAGCTGAGCTCCGGGGAAGGGGCCAGTACGCTGATCGAGCTGCCTACGGGCGGATGGTCGTTCTCGGGGGTCGAATGCGACGTAACGGACGGGCTCACCGTCACCCCGATCGAGAACGGCGCCGAGATCGAATGTCAGCCTGGCTTCATCGTTGAGACCACTTGCACGATCTCAAACGTGCGTGCGGTGTCGTCCATTCCGACATTGAGCGAATGGGGCATGATCGCGGCGGCGGGGGGGCTGATGATTGTGGGAGTGTTCTTCGCAATAAGGAAGAGAAGAGCGTTTAATTCTTAAAAGAAAAATATAAATCCCCCCGACCCCCCCTTTACGAAAGGGGGGAATGTAAGAAGGAATGGGGCATGATCGCGGCGGCTGCGGGATTAGGATTGGTGGGCATATTCTTTGCGGTGAAGAGAAGGAAGGCGTTTAATTCTTAAAAAGAGAAAAGAATAAATCCTCCCTAACCCTCCTTTTTCTAAGGAGGGAATTAAAGGCAGGGTTGGCGATGGCGGGAGTGTGGTTTGCGGTGAGGAGAAGGAAGGCGCGGACTGTTTGAATCTGATTTCGTTCGTTGAAATAATGTAAACCCCCACCCAAACCCTCCCCCTTAAATCAAGGGGGAGGGAAGAAAATAAGGAGTGGGGGATGATCGCGGCGGCGGCGGGAGGGGGGATTTAAAATAATCTTGAATTAAGACTGAATTTGATCTAAAATCCGGTTTAATTACATGATTGAAGGAGGATTGCATGTATAAAAAATCAGGCAGTTTTCTTGCTTTTCTTCTATTAATTTCCTTCACAGCAGGCGCAGTTCTCGTGACGGGCCCAGCTAAAGACGCATGGGGTCAGCAGGGGTGTCAGATCGAGGTTATCAAGGCGGCGATAGGTGAGGATACGAGTTTCGATTTCACCCGCATGGAGGGGGACTTGGTCCTCGGGGGGTTCACTCTTGTCCCCTTCGATGGAGCTTTTGTTACGGTAATAGGGCCGGGTACCCCCCTCACGGTTGTTGAGAATGTGCCTGACGGATGGCGGCTCGAGGACGTAATCTGTTTCAACGACGGCGTAGCCATTGAAGAGATCGAGAACGGGTTTATTGCGACTTGCACAGCCCCGGGGGAAGGTTTTGCGGAATGCACATTCTATAACGTGCAGCTGGATGTGATACCCACGCTGTCCGAGTGGGGTATGATCGCGGCTGCGGCGGGGTTGATGATCGTCGGTGTGTTCTTTGCGGTGAGGAGGAGACGGGCGGCTGTTTGATGCAAGATGCAGGATATGCTCTGCGGCCCGTTCATACTTCGACCCTTCGACTTCGCTCAGGACAGGCTCGCAGATCAGTATTATCCTTGCTCCTGTATTTGGCGAAAGCTGAGTAGTGACGGAGCAATCGCGTATGAGCGCAGATTCTGCGCCTCAGTACGAACGGGTTTATGGATTCCCGATCGGCGCCTGCCCTGAACCATGTCCCGTACTTGATACGGGATCTATTCAGGGTCGGGAATGACAGATGTTAAAAGACAAAACGAGATGCTGAATAGATCACGGCTCGCAGGCCGGGACGTCGTTCAGCATGACAAGAATGCGGAAGCCTCTTCCTCCGGTGCGGGGAAGGGGCTTTTTTTGGTGAGGCCCTCAAGTTTCATCGAGCTGGACAGGCCGGGTTAACGGTCTGTTAACGAGGGATGTAATTAATTAAAACTGATTGATTACTCCCTGAAAATATTGTAAAATCTCCCCAAGAAGCTCTTAAAAGGAGGATCCAATGAGGAAAGTTTCGAGCCTTTCTGCCTGTCTTTTTCTATTATTTTTAATCGTTTCAGTATATTCCATCACACTTTTAAAGACGCCCGACGCAAGCGCGCAGCAGTGCGGCATAGGCATCGGGAAATCCGCGCCCGGCGGGGGTAGCACTGAATTCGGGTTCGAGTTCACGGTCGACGGCGACGGACCCAATTTCGGAACCTTAGCGGACGGACA
Coding sequences:
- a CDS encoding IPTL-CTERM sorting domain-containing protein, with translation MESIKSVTKLLFPAALVAVVFLSWALPASAGVTFLLDKSDYIENHPNQLVQNFDAGKVDPGQYETCNQPVDEFSNDDCFEPGDIFPGLAFETFPLDATVIFLGGINFQGAANPQNALARGGGPSTFEILFEGGVTTAGMDIGCFAEGSGCNTLQTVRLLDANGITIDSIEVKTDDFFSTFVGFDSTVPVVRVDISGPEDIAQGVDEVRFGFGQRVSNIPTLSEWGMIAAAAGLMMVGVWFAVRRRKARTV